A portion of the Desulfotignum phosphitoxidans DSM 13687 genome contains these proteins:
- a CDS encoding biotin--[acetyl-CoA-carboxylase] ligase: MVNETQHIRQIILEKLYRAKGRTISGVRLSELTGISRVAIWKHIHALKQDGFLIESSPKGYFLTDPDNLLLPVCFDPPLSERIHYFPRVTTTMDTARELARQGVPHASCVVAEHQTKARGRLNRKWESDPGGLWITLILTPDTPPALAYLYNFAASLSLSLTLETLFKLDVRVKWPNDLLLEGKKLAGLLSEIETRADMIRFLLVGIGINVNNDPSSSAFEAISIGQALGRPVSRKKILAQFLQCFFDRIQDLNARNIMGAWKQRTSTIGTRVRVETRNQTIQGLAQDVDDAGTLWVKDSKGQNHPIIYGDCFHT, encoded by the coding sequence ATGGTTAACGAAACACAGCATATCCGCCAGATCATCCTGGAAAAATTATACCGGGCAAAGGGCCGCACCATTTCCGGGGTCAGACTCAGTGAACTGACCGGCATCTCCCGGGTGGCCATATGGAAACATATCCATGCTTTGAAACAAGACGGGTTTCTGATCGAATCCAGCCCTAAAGGGTATTTTCTGACAGACCCGGACAACCTGCTGCTGCCGGTCTGCTTTGACCCGCCTTTATCCGAACGGATCCATTATTTTCCCCGGGTGACCACCACCATGGACACGGCAAGAGAACTGGCCCGGCAGGGTGTGCCCCATGCCAGCTGTGTGGTGGCGGAACATCAGACAAAAGCCCGGGGCCGGCTCAACCGCAAATGGGAATCAGACCCGGGTGGGCTGTGGATCACCCTAATTTTGACTCCGGACACCCCGCCGGCCCTGGCCTATCTGTACAATTTTGCCGCATCCCTGAGTCTGTCTTTGACTTTGGAAACCTTGTTCAAACTGGATGTGCGGGTCAAATGGCCCAATGACCTTCTGCTGGAGGGAAAAAAACTGGCAGGGCTATTGTCTGAGATCGAAACCCGGGCGGATATGATCCGGTTTCTGCTGGTGGGTATTGGTATCAATGTCAACAACGACCCCTCTTCCAGTGCATTTGAGGCCATCTCCATTGGCCAGGCCCTGGGCCGACCCGTATCCAGAAAAAAAATTCTGGCGCAATTTCTCCAGTGTTTCTTTGACCGGATCCAGGATTTGAATGCCCGAAACATCATGGGGGCATGGAAGCAGCGCACCAGTACCATCGGCACCCGGGTCCGGGTGGAAACCCGGAATCAGACCATCCAAGGCCTGGCCCAAGATGTGGATGACGCGGGCACCCTGTGGGTGAAAGATTCAAAAGGACAAAATCATCCCATTATTTACGGGGACTGTTTTCATACCTGA
- a CDS encoding biotin transporter BioY encodes MTQTDSLRPMVHAALFVALICVGAFIAIPIGPVPIVLQNMFVLLAGLILGPAWGTACVAVYLLIGLAGLPVFAGGTSGIGKIFGPTGGYLLGYLPAVLVTGAISRFLGQTPFRDILAMIGGSIMLYGVGVPWLKLAFSLSWGQALALGLIPFLLGDAVKIAGAVVMARKIRPLLKE; translated from the coding sequence ATGACTCAGACAGACAGTTTGCGGCCCATGGTTCATGCGGCATTGTTTGTGGCTTTGATATGTGTGGGTGCGTTTATCGCCATTCCCATTGGACCGGTTCCCATAGTGCTGCAGAACATGTTTGTTCTGCTGGCCGGCCTGATTCTGGGACCGGCCTGGGGAACCGCCTGCGTTGCCGTGTATCTGCTGATCGGCCTGGCCGGTTTGCCGGTATTTGCCGGCGGCACGTCAGGAATCGGAAAAATATTCGGCCCCACAGGCGGATATCTGCTGGGATACCTGCCTGCGGTCCTGGTGACCGGGGCGATATCCAGGTTTCTGGGCCAAACACCGTTCCGGGATATCCTGGCCATGATCGGAGGTTCCATCATGCTCTACGGGGTCGGGGTCCCATGGTTGAAGCTGGCGTTTTCCCTGTCCTGGGGCCAGGCCCTGGCGCTGGGCCTGATTCCGTTTCTTTTGGGGGATGCCGTGAAAATCGCGGGCGCTGTGGTCATGGCCCGAAAAATCCGGCCCCTGCTCAAGGAATAA
- a CDS encoding energy-coupling factor ABC transporter ATP-binding protein: protein MPRPILEIDHLTHAFFNGTGIHDICARIFPGEFILVAGPNGSGKTTLIKHLNALVRPTSGEIRLHGRSVTKDLIVTRKTIGMVFQDADTQIVADTVEDEVAFGLENLNTPRARILEKVDQTLAYMNLIHLKDRNPSTLSGGEKRRLAIAGILVMDPEIIVLDEPFANLDYPASRDLVEIICRLNREGQTIIMATHEVEEVITYASRMLIMDGQGRLVKDGPPRELLGNLEYFGIREPCFSRMGYSAPPWQT, encoded by the coding sequence ATGCCCCGGCCCATTCTGGAAATCGATCATTTAACCCATGCATTTTTCAACGGTACAGGGATTCATGATATCTGCGCCCGGATCTTTCCCGGAGAATTTATTCTTGTGGCCGGACCCAACGGATCCGGAAAAACCACGCTGATAAAGCATCTCAATGCCCTGGTCCGGCCGACATCCGGTGAAATCCGGCTCCATGGCCGATCCGTGACAAAAGACCTGATTGTCACCCGGAAAACCATCGGCATGGTATTCCAGGATGCAGACACCCAGATTGTTGCAGACACTGTCGAAGATGAGGTGGCATTCGGCCTGGAAAACCTGAATACACCCCGGGCCCGGATTCTTGAAAAAGTCGATCAGACCCTGGCATACATGAATCTGATCCATTTAAAAGACCGGAACCCTTCCACCCTGTCCGGCGGTGAGAAACGACGGCTGGCCATTGCCGGCATCCTGGTCATGGATCCGGAAATTATCGTGCTGGATGAGCCCTTTGCCAACCTGGATTATCCCGCTTCCCGGGATCTGGTGGAGATCATCTGCCGGTTGAACCGGGAAGGACAAACCATTATCATGGCGACCCACGAAGTGGAAGAGGTGATCACTTACGCGTCCCGAATGCTCATCATGGACGGTCAGGGCCGTCTGGTCAAAGATGGGCCGCCCAGAGAACTGCTGGGAAATCTGGAGTACTTCGGCATCAGAGAACCCTGTTTTTCCCGAATGGGATATTCGGCCCCGCCATGGCAGACCTGA
- a CDS encoding energy-coupling factor transporter transmembrane component T family protein, which translates to MADLTLFSFQAGTTVLHHLDVRAKTVLVCMLSMALFTAGFSACLVCFLVVYPLMCAIGMPMDRLIIRLKGFILLLVLMAATRAVTVPGEPILSVSGIEITRQGLAQGSLVGVRFFLVMVIGLLFAATTRPAALKSAAQWFLAPVPFVPEKRAAIMISLCLKFFPLILSRAGQTADAVNARCGSFKKNPVRQIRFLTLPLLKKTVISADHLCLAMDARCYTEHRTDPAFESSGRERLFLGAGTGLCTAMVILSRESFWMIFW; encoded by the coding sequence ATGGCAGACCTGACCCTGTTTTCTTTTCAGGCCGGCACCACGGTCCTGCATCACCTGGATGTCCGGGCCAAGACCGTTCTGGTGTGCATGCTGAGCATGGCGCTGTTCACCGCCGGGTTCAGCGCATGCCTGGTCTGCTTTCTGGTGGTGTATCCATTGATGTGTGCCATCGGCATGCCCATGGACCGCTTAATCATCCGATTAAAGGGATTTATCCTGCTTCTGGTCCTTATGGCGGCAACCCGGGCGGTCACGGTACCGGGAGAACCGATTTTATCTGTTTCAGGGATTGAGATCACCCGGCAGGGCCTGGCCCAGGGATCTTTGGTAGGGGTGCGTTTTTTTCTGGTCATGGTGATTGGCCTGCTCTTTGCCGCCACCACCCGGCCGGCTGCGTTGAAAAGCGCGGCCCAATGGTTTTTGGCACCTGTTCCGTTTGTGCCGGAAAAGCGGGCGGCCATCATGATCAGTCTGTGCCTCAAATTTTTTCCCCTGATCCTTTCCCGGGCCGGACAAACAGCAGACGCGGTGAATGCACGGTGCGGCAGTTTCAAAAAAAACCCGGTCCGGCAAATCCGGTTTCTGACCCTGCCCCTGCTCAAAAAAACCGTTATCAGTGCCGATCATTTGTGTCTGGCCATGGATGCCCGGTGTTACACGGAACACCGCACGGATCCCGCATTTGAATCCAGCGGCAGAGAACGGCTCTTTCTGGGGGCCGGCACCGGGCTCTGCACAGCGATGGTAATTCTTTCCCGGGAATCCTTCTGGATGATATTTTGGTAA
- a CDS encoding ABC transporter ATP-binding protein: protein MIEIQDLTKYYNDFCAVDHISLSVRPGEILGLLGPNGAGKTTTLRMLTGYFKPTSGQISVKDLHMPEHTLKIKSLVGYLPESAPLYHNMLVYDYLTYVARLKGLKDPDRQLERLHTLADLCGLSGIMHKPIVTLSKGLKQRVGLAHAMMTDPEILILDEPTSGLDPNQIAEIRSIIRQIGKKKTVIFSTHILSEAEATCDRIVIINNGKVVADDTTTRLKQGALQNNLIRLALKGPDLKTACQFLADMNLNLSVSALTPDMDDQVRVEIQGPPDRDVRSDIYLKIKETDWIIMELTKETQALEHIFQKLTRENT from the coding sequence TTGATAGAGATTCAAGATCTGACCAAATACTATAATGATTTCTGCGCGGTGGATCATATCAGCCTGTCGGTTCGACCCGGAGAGATTCTGGGCCTGCTCGGGCCCAACGGCGCAGGAAAGACCACCACGCTGCGAATGCTCACCGGATATTTCAAACCCACATCCGGACAGATCTCGGTCAAGGATCTTCACATGCCTGAGCATACCCTGAAAATCAAATCATTGGTGGGGTATCTGCCGGAATCAGCGCCGTTGTACCATAACATGCTGGTGTATGATTATCTGACCTATGTGGCCCGGCTCAAAGGGTTGAAAGACCCGGACCGCCAACTGGAACGGCTTCACACCCTGGCCGATCTGTGCGGCTTGTCCGGCATCATGCACAAACCCATCGTTACCCTGTCCAAAGGGCTTAAACAACGGGTGGGGCTGGCCCATGCCATGATGACGGACCCGGAAATCCTGATACTGGATGAACCCACCTCCGGCCTGGATCCCAATCAGATCGCCGAGATCCGGAGCATCATCCGGCAGATCGGCAAGAAAAAAACCGTTATTTTTTCCACCCATATCCTCAGTGAAGCAGAAGCCACCTGCGACCGCATTGTGATCATCAACAACGGCAAGGTCGTGGCCGACGACACCACCACCCGGCTCAAACAGGGCGCGCTTCAGAACAATCTGATCCGTCTGGCCCTGAAAGGACCGGATTTAAAAACCGCGTGTCAGTTTCTGGCGGACATGAATTTGAATCTGTCTGTCAGCGCCCTGACCCCGGACATGGATGACCAGGTGCGCGTTGAAATCCAGGGGCCGCCGGACCGGGATGTCCGGTCCGACATCTACCTGAAAATCAAGGAAACCGACTGGATCATCATGGAACTGACCAAAGAAACCCAGGCACTTGAACATATATTCCAAAAACTGACCCGGGAGAATACCTGA
- a CDS encoding ABC transporter permease subunit: MSQIKIIALKEFKDYFISPIAYIVIALFLIVVGWFFFSTFFIYSRADLRDFFALLPMVFSFFVPALTMRLFAEEKNVGSYETLLTMPVSFVHIALGKFFAATLFTCAMLVPTLSYPIFISLIGDLDWGPVAGGYIGAVFLAGAYCAMGLFASALTRNQIIAFIIGCALCFTLTIINRMLFFMPSEIVTVIEYFGANTHFANFSKGILDTRDILYFISLISIFLFSTHLVMQEKN, translated from the coding sequence ATGTCACAAATCAAAATCATTGCATTAAAAGAGTTTAAAGATTATTTCATATCCCCCATCGCCTATATTGTGATCGCTTTGTTTCTGATTGTGGTAGGCTGGTTTTTCTTTTCCACTTTTTTCATCTACAGCCGGGCTGATCTGCGGGATTTTTTCGCGCTGCTGCCCATGGTGTTCTCGTTTTTTGTTCCCGCGCTGACCATGCGGTTGTTTGCGGAAGAAAAAAACGTGGGATCCTATGAAACCCTGTTGACCATGCCGGTGTCTTTTGTCCACATCGCTTTGGGAAAATTTTTTGCCGCCACCCTGTTTACCTGTGCCATGCTGGTGCCCACCCTGTCCTACCCCATATTCATTTCTTTGATCGGGGACCTGGACTGGGGACCGGTGGCCGGCGGATATATCGGGGCCGTTTTCCTGGCCGGGGCATACTGTGCCATGGGATTGTTTGCTTCCGCTCTGACCCGCAATCAGATCATCGCGTTTATCATCGGATGCGCCCTGTGCTTTACATTGACCATCATCAACCGGATGCTGTTTTTCATGCCGTCGGAAATTGTAACGGTGATTGAATATTTCGGGGCCAACACCCATTTTGCCAATTTTTCCAAAGGTATCCTGGATACCCGGGACATTCTGTATTTTATCAGCCTGATATCCATTTTTCTCTTTTCCACCCATCTTGTGATGCAGGAAAAAAATTAA